GCTGATCAGAGAGCTGATCGGAAAACTGATCATGAGCGCGGATGGTACAGGGAGGGACCCACCAGGGCATTCTCGATGAAAGTGCCACCGCCAACTGTACGCTGCGCAGGTGATCGGCGCTGTCCCTGCTGTCCCGATGAGACGATTTGCCGGTTTTTTGCGCGTCTCGTGGTGTCGGTCATTGCGGGTTGGCCTGCCGAGTTGGTCACCGACATCCGCGACATCTCTCCTCATACGCGCTCTTCCCGGAGTACAGGCATGCGACGATCTCTCGCAGCACCTTTCCTGATTGCGGCACTTCTGGGTGTCACCGCCTGCTCCGAGTCCACGGCCCCGGAGTCCCCCGAACGTGTCACCGTCTCACCCGCCACCGCCTCGCTGGCCAGTGGCGGCACCCAGACGCTCGTGGCGACGACCACCGGGTCCAAAGGCGGGACACTGAGCGGTCGCACCTACACCTGGAGTTCGTCGAACACGGCCGTTGCCACGGTGGACGGATCCGGTGTGGTCACCGGGGCCCGCATCACCGCGTCCACGCCGGGTACCACCGTCATCACCGCCACCACCGGCGGAGTATCCGGCACGGCGACCATCACCGTCTCCCCGGTGGCTGTCGCCTCGGTGAGCATCAGTCAGTCGACCAGCACGGTGCGTCCCGGACAGAACAATCAGTTGACGGCGATTGCCAACGATGCCGCCGGCACCGTACTCGCCGGGCGAACCGCGACCTGGAGCAGCAGCGATACCACGATCGCCACCGTCAGTGCATCCGGACTCGTGGTGGCAAAGACCTACAGCGGCACGGGTGATCGCACGGCCACCATCACGGTCACGATCGAAGGCCGGTCCGCCACGCACGCCCTCACGGTGGCCGCCTGGCCGGTCTCCCGGATCACGGTCACTCCGGGCACTGCCAGTCGACAGCCGCGACAGACCGTGCAGCTCACGGCGACGCTGGCCGACAGTCTTGGCGGGGCGTTGACCGGCCGCACCGTGACCTGGACGTCCAGCGACACCAGTATCGCGCGGGTCTCCACCTCCGGTCTCGTCACCGTTTCACTGTACACCGGCGGGGACGACCGCACCGCCACGATCACGGCGGCCAGCGAGGGGCGTTCGGGCGCCACGGTCCTCACGGTGACACCACTGCCGGTCGCCACACTGGCCGTGACCCCGGCCAGTGTCCTCGTGCGGCCCGGGCTGGCCACCCAGCTGACCGCGGCACCTCGCGACAGCGCCGGCACGGCACTCACCGACCGGACCGTCACCTGGAGCAGCGCCGCACCCACCGTGGCAATGGTGTCCGGCACCGGGCTCGTGACGGGGGTGGCGCAGGGCACGACCACCGTCACCGCCACGGCCAATGGCCGATCGACCGCGGTGCCTGTCATCATCGCTCCAGCCAGTGGACCGTTCGTGGCATCGGTGACGCCCGCTTCGGCAGCGCCTGGGGCCACCGTGACCATCGCCGGCCTCGGCCTCAATCCCTCCACCGCCAACAACCGGGTCGTCATCGGCGGCGCCACGGCCACCGTCCTGACGGCCACCGCGGAACAACTCACGGTGCGTGTCCCCTGCACGCTCAGTGGCGCCACGACATTGACGGTGGCTGTCACGGGCGGCACCTCGGCGCCCGTCCCCATCACCGTCAGCACCACGCGCCTTTCGCTGGCGCTCGGGCAGTCGGTCATCTATGGAACCGCCTCGGAGAGTGCCTGCAACGAACTCGCACCCTCCGGTGAGGCAGCGCGTTATCTGCTCACCGTGTACAGTGTGGCGGGCACCACCAGCGCGTCGGTGGACGTGGATGTCAGCGGCAATCCCGTCACCACGGGAACCGCCCTGCACATTCCCGCGCAGCCGGCGCGCATCGCGTCGTTGCCGTCCTCCAGGTCGGAGAGCGAGTCGGAAGCCGATCGCGAACATCTGCGTCACATGGAACGGCAACGGGCCAGCTATCGGCAACTGATGGCCAGCGGCGCGGCGCGCTCGATGACCCGTTCGCCGCGCGGGCGTCTCGTCGACCCGCCGGTGGTCGGGGACAAGCGCACCATCTACTTCAACTACAACAGCTGTAACGATCCCACGCAGACCATCCGGATCCGGGCGGTCTATGTCGGCGAACACGCGGTGGTCTGGGAAGACACGACCAACACCTTCCAGAGCGCCAGTTCCGCATCGATGGCGAATTACTATCGCAAGCTCGGCGTGATCTTCGATCGCGATCAGTATTCGACGATCAGGAAGTACTTCGGCGATCCCCTGCTACGGGATCCGCTCACCGACAACGATGGCAAGCTGCACATGATCTTCACGCGTCGCGTGAACGGGACCGGTGCAGCGGCATACGTGGCCTACTGCGATCAGTTCCCCCGGGGTGAAGGACGCCTGGGCAGCAACTTCGGTGAGTACTTCTATTCCAGCGTTCCCGTCAGCGCCGCCTCGAACCTGAACAGCACCGACAACCAGGATGGCTGGTTCTACTTCATCGGGCGCACGGTGGTGCACGAGGTGAAACACATCGCCTCCGTCGCGGCCCGCGTGGAAAATCAGTCGCCGAACTTCGAACAGAGCTGGCTGGAGGAAGGCACCGCACGACACGCCGAGGAGTTGTGGGTGCGGGACTCGGTGCACCGGGTGGCGTGGAAGGGCAATACCGGGTGGGGAAGTGCCAGCACCAACGGGGTGTTCTGCGACTTCAACCCCGGCAATGCGGCCTGTCTCGCGGCCGACACACTCCGGCGTCCTTCCTACGGCATGCGACGGCAGTTCAACGAGATCCGGCAGAAACTGTTCGAACCGTGGAACTGGTCGCTGTTCGGGGATGCATCCGGTCAATCGGGCTCGGTGTTCTATCAGACCGTGTGGTCGCTGGTTCGGTACGCCATCGATCGGTATGCGAGCAGTGAAGCGGCGTTCTTCCAGGCCCTCACCAACACCACGCAAGAGGGAACGGCCAATCTTGCGACGGTGGCAGGCGTGCCCTTCGAGCGTCTCGTCGGCGGCTGGGGGCTCGCGCTCTACGCCGACGACTACCCCGGCTTGCCCGGCGGCAATCGTGATATCGAGTTTTCGACCTGGAACCTGCGCAGCATCTACGCCGGGCTCAACGCCGACCCGGTCTGGCGCACGACCTATCCGAATGCATTCCCGATGCAGGCGGTGGCATTGCCTTTCGGTTCGTTCTCCACGACCCGACTCGGTATCCGTGGCGGCGCGCAGGCGTACTTCGAATTCAGTGGCACACACACCGCTGCGCAGCTCATCAACATCCGGAACGCCGTGGGTGGCGGTGTGATTCCGGCGGATGCCCGTGTCGCGATCGTCCGACTGCAGTAGTGAGGCCGTCGTGAGGCCGTAGCGGAGCCCTCGCGGGAGACGCGATACATTGTGTCGGTGGGCGGTCGGAAGGATGACCGCCCACCGATCTTCGTATCTCCTCTTTGCTTCGCGCCATGGTCGTTCGTTTCGGTATCGATGTGCTGCTCGAGCGTCTCACCCAGGCTGGCGGTCCTCCGCCTGCGTGGCGGCGGGTCGGGTTGGTCACGAATGACGCCGCCCGGCTCGGTACCGATGCAACGTGCCGCACACGGGAAGGCCTGTTGCGGGCGGGTGTGCCGTTGCAGCGACTCTTCGGCCCCGAACATGGGCTGATCGCCACCGCGATCGATGGCGCGCGTGTCGACGACACGATCGACACCGTGACGGGACTGCCGGTGGTCTCGCTGTACGGCGCGCGGATGCGTCCGACGGCGGAACAACTCGGGGATCTCGATGTGCTGCTGTTCGACATCCCCGATGTCGGTGCCCGCTGTTACACCTATGCCTGGACTCTCTTTCACGCCCTGCAGGCGTGCGCGGATGTGTCGGTGCCACTGCTGGTGCTCGATCGTCCCAATCCGCTGGGTGGATGCCTGCATGTCGCCGAGGGACCCGTCCTGGAGAAGGAATGTCGTTCGTTCATCGGTGAGGACGACATCCCGCTGCGGCACAGTCTGACGCTGGGAGAACTGGCCCGTCTCTGGCAGCGGGAACACTGGCCCGCGGCGATGCTCGAGGTCGTGCCCTGTGAGGGCTGGAATCGCAAACAGGCCTGGCCTGCCGTGGGTCGTCCGTGGATTCCTCCCTCACCGGCGATGCCGTCCTTCGAAAGCGCGATCTGGTATCCCGGCACCTGTCTGTTCGAAGCCACCAACCTGAGTGTGGGGCGGGGAACGGATATACCCTTTGCGCAGATCGGGGCGCCCTGGCTGCGCGCCGAGGCCGTGATCGAACAGGTGGCCGCGGAAGCCGCACAAACCGGCGCGCATTTGCGGGCCTGCGAGTTCATGCCGGCCGAAGGGCCGTGGGCGGGCACCTCCTGCCGTGGCATCCGGATGCTCGACGCCACGCCGCCGGATGGCGATCGATCGGTGTGGATCGCGCAGACCACCCATCCCGTGCAACTGGGGCTCGCTCTGCTGGATGCCATCGTGCGTCAGCATCCGGACGATTTTTCGTGGGCGCACTATCCCACGGCCGCCAACCCCACCGGCACCGATCATTTCGCGCGACTGATCGGACGTGCCGACCTGCACGCCGCCATGGGCGCGCAGTCGCGGGAGGATCGTATCGGACTTACCGCCGTGCCCGATTGGCGTGAGCGTTGCGCATTGGCGCGCCTCTACTGAGGCCCGATCGTCGATGTCCGATATGTCCGGCAACGATGAATGGTTGTGGGGATGGGACCCCACGCCGGCGATCGTTTCCGTCTGGGCCGACGATACGGGGCGCGCCATCGTCTGGAGACGTCCGCAGGGCGGGGCGCTCATCCGCGAAGAAGACACGTTTCGTCCGTGGCTGCTGCTGTCGTCGCTCGAGGATCTCGACGTATCGGGCGAGCCGTTCGCCCGCGAAGGGGAGCCGGATCGCCGCGCACCGGTCATCCGATATCGCGAACTCGGCGGGCCCGGTGCGCTGCGCTTCCTGGTGTCGGCCGACCGATGGAGCACGCTCGAACGGGCGATCTGCCGGGGCGCATCCCGTCGCATCGGCGAACGGATCACGCGTCTGCAGCAACTCTCGCGTCGCGAACGCCACATCCTGCCGCCCGATGAGCAATACCTGGTGGCGACGGGGCGCACGTACTTCAGGGAGCTGAGTTTTGCGCAGCTCCGGCGTGTGCAGTTCGATCTCGAAACCACGGGACTGGATGCGGCGCACGATCGGATCTTTCTCATCGCCATGCGCTCGCCGGAAGGCGAGGTGGGATTGATCGAAGCCGATGGCACCGACGACGCGGCGGAAGCCCGGGTATTGCGTCGTTTCATGGCCGCCGTGCGGCGTCTCGATCCCGACGTGCTCGAGAATCACAATCTGCACGGCTTCGATCTGCCGTTTCTGCATCGTCGCGCCGAACGTCTGGGCCTGCCCTTGATTCTCGGGCGTCTCGATGGTGTGCCGCTGCAGGAACGCGCGGCGCTCCGGGGGACACGGGCGGCATCCGGCGACGGCGCCGCCTCCGACCGGCGCGTGCGATACGTCGCTCCGGGACGCGAATGCATCGACACGCTCGACGCGGTGTTCCGCTACGACTTTGCCGTCCGGGAGCTGCCGGGACATGGACTCAAAGCCGTGGCCCGGCATTTTGGCCTTGCCGGCGAAGATCGCGAACTGATTCGTGGGGACCGGATCGCGGCGGTGTATCGCACGGACCCGGCACGTGTGCGACGCTATGCCGCCGCCGACGTCACCGAGGTGGCCGGCCTCGCGCGTCTGCTGGGAGGAGCGGCGTTTGCGCTCGCCCGTATGGCGCCGCGTCGTTATGAGCGGCTCGCCGACGCGGGAGCGGCCACCGGGGTGATCGACCCCATGCTCGTGCGCGCGTATCTGCGCGCGGGGGAGGCCTTGCCCGCCTATGCCAGAAGTGATGGCACGGAGCACAGCGGCGCGGCCTTGCACCTGTTCACGTCGGGGGTGGCGCAGCGCGTGGTGAAGGCCGACGTGGCCAGCCTCTATCCGTCGCTGATGCGGGTGTTCCGCATCGGGCCCGCAGGCGATCACCTGCAGGCGTTGCTGTTTCTCGTGGAGCGTCTGGTCGATCAGCGACTCGAAGCC
The window above is part of the Gemmatimonas aurantiaca genome. Proteins encoded here:
- a CDS encoding DNA polymerase domain-containing protein is translated as MSGNDEWLWGWDPTPAIVSVWADDTGRAIVWRRPQGGALIREEDTFRPWLLLSSLEDLDVSGEPFAREGEPDRRAPVIRYRELGGPGALRFLVSADRWSTLERAICRGASRRIGERITRLQQLSRRERHILPPDEQYLVATGRTYFRELSFAQLRRVQFDLETTGLDAAHDRIFLIAMRSPEGEVGLIEADGTDDAAEARVLRRFMAAVRRLDPDVLENHNLHGFDLPFLHRRAERLGLPLILGRLDGVPLQERAALRGTRAASGDGAASDRRVRYVAPGRECIDTLDAVFRYDFAVRELPGHGLKAVARHFGLAGEDRELIRGDRIAAVYRTDPARVRRYAAADVTEVAGLARLLGGAAFALARMAPRRYERLADAGAATGVIDPMLVRAYLRAGEALPAYARSDGTEHSGAALHLFTSGVAQRVVKADVASLYPSLMRVFRIGPAGDHLQALLFLVERLVDQRLEAKARARAAAPGSDERFTQEALSAAMKLVVNSAYGYMAAGEDLTRFNDVHAANEVTRRGRETLRQMCRALAERGVTLLEADTDGIYFAVPPGWTEADERRVVDEVAALLPPLVQLEFEGRYAAMLSHEAKNYALLTGDGRLVLKGVAFRSSRAEPFGERFLRQAIACLLNDDVAGVRRVYVETVQALARGALPTIDVTSRVRLRKSSEGYARTRHERREFAYEAMLHSGRSHWRVGERVLVYRTPGGGRVIEEVDDEARIDDDPRDYDRAYYIALLRRTFAIRLDRAFTPDDFAMVFADPRQLPLFPPALETIRPIATRVEAEWAALDDPVQ
- a CDS encoding Ig-like domain-containing protein — translated: MRRSLAAPFLIAALLGVTACSESTAPESPERVTVSPATASLASGGTQTLVATTTGSKGGTLSGRTYTWSSSNTAVATVDGSGVVTGARITASTPGTTVITATTGGVSGTATITVSPVAVASVSISQSTSTVRPGQNNQLTAIANDAAGTVLAGRTATWSSSDTTIATVSASGLVVAKTYSGTGDRTATITVTIEGRSATHALTVAAWPVSRITVTPGTASRQPRQTVQLTATLADSLGGALTGRTVTWTSSDTSIARVSTSGLVTVSLYTGGDDRTATITAASEGRSGATVLTVTPLPVATLAVTPASVLVRPGLATQLTAAPRDSAGTALTDRTVTWSSAAPTVAMVSGTGLVTGVAQGTTTVTATANGRSTAVPVIIAPASGPFVASVTPASAAPGATVTIAGLGLNPSTANNRVVIGGATATVLTATAEQLTVRVPCTLSGATTLTVAVTGGTSAPVPITVSTTRLSLALGQSVIYGTASESACNELAPSGEAARYLLTVYSVAGTTSASVDVDVSGNPVTTGTALHIPAQPARIASLPSSRSESESEADREHLRHMERQRASYRQLMASGAARSMTRSPRGRLVDPPVVGDKRTIYFNYNSCNDPTQTIRIRAVYVGEHAVVWEDTTNTFQSASSASMANYYRKLGVIFDRDQYSTIRKYFGDPLLRDPLTDNDGKLHMIFTRRVNGTGAAAYVAYCDQFPRGEGRLGSNFGEYFYSSVPVSAASNLNSTDNQDGWFYFIGRTVVHEVKHIASVAARVENQSPNFEQSWLEEGTARHAEELWVRDSVHRVAWKGNTGWGSASTNGVFCDFNPGNAACLAADTLRRPSYGMRRQFNEIRQKLFEPWNWSLFGDASGQSGSVFYQTVWSLVRYAIDRYASSEAAFFQALTNTTQEGTANLATVAGVPFERLVGGWGLALYADDYPGLPGGNRDIEFSTWNLRSIYAGLNADPVWRTTYPNAFPMQAVALPFGSFSTTRLGIRGGAQAYFEFSGTHTAAQLINIRNAVGGGVIPADARVAIVRLQ
- a CDS encoding DUF1343 domain-containing protein; this translates as MVVRFGIDVLLERLTQAGGPPPAWRRVGLVTNDAARLGTDATCRTREGLLRAGVPLQRLFGPEHGLIATAIDGARVDDTIDTVTGLPVVSLYGARMRPTAEQLGDLDVLLFDIPDVGARCYTYAWTLFHALQACADVSVPLLVLDRPNPLGGCLHVAEGPVLEKECRSFIGEDDIPLRHSLTLGELARLWQREHWPAAMLEVVPCEGWNRKQAWPAVGRPWIPPSPAMPSFESAIWYPGTCLFEATNLSVGRGTDIPFAQIGAPWLRAEAVIEQVAAEAAQTGAHLRACEFMPAEGPWAGTSCRGIRMLDATPPDGDRSVWIAQTTHPVQLGLALLDAIVRQHPDDFSWAHYPTAANPTGTDHFARLIGRADLHAAMGAQSREDRIGLTAVPDWRERCALARLY